Within Lagopus muta isolate bLagMut1 chromosome 1, bLagMut1 primary, whole genome shotgun sequence, the genomic segment TAGTAATGAGGAGTCTGCTTGAGAGAGCAAGGAGAGCTCTTTCACAGATGTGAGATACAAGAACTGATACTGGCAGCATTCCGTGAACAAAGGGTGAAACAAGGAGTGCTTAAAGAAGTACATGTGATACTGCAAAAATAACATAACCATTATTTGAACCTATTAGACATACATTCCAACAAAAGTAAGATGGCTTTTTATTCCCAGGCTGCTAGCAATGTATTCATTCACGCTCATcatatttcctattttcattAGAGGGGAACCATTCTGCGTGCAAGTCATTACAAATAAATCGTCAGGCTACTAAATATGCTTATCTTAGAAGAAACTGCTGCTAGGTAGTTTAGTCTAAGTATGCTAtgagtgaaataaaaacagtacaTCCTTAATTTGATTGTTTACCATGTGATGCACTTTTAATAACGCAGTTTCATTAAATTTTACTCTCTCAGCTATTTGAAATAACAGCGCAGATATGAGGGGTCTGATCGCTGAGCTAAACTGCAAGAAGACTAAAATGGGAACTTTGTTTATAGGTCTTGTAATGATATTTTGAAGTGATAGCTGATGTTCTACCTCATTCTTTAGGGTAATATTCAAACCACTCTCATACATCCTCTTGCTCATTCGTCTTCTGCACTTCCAAATCTTTAATGAACTTCCCCCTTTCCCACACTTTCTTGTAGTAATTCGGCCCCAGACTGCTTCCCATCTTTCCTCCCACAAAGGTGTTTTCTATGAGCAGCTAAACCTCTTTGTCCCTGTTCACAGACAATTTGAAAAGCACATTTGGACTCACTGGGATTCAGGCATAGTTTTTCATGCTCTTGAGCCTAGCCTCAGAAAAGCGTCTGATGTGTCTAATATCTTAAAGATGCATGTCAGATGAtcttatgaaagaaaatcttcactTCCTCACCGTGTATGTCCACCCCAGTATTTACACAAGTTAATTTCTATTTCGGTGCTCAGTGGTAGCTGGGAAATAGCAATGAATTCCCAGATAATGTGCCACTTACTCATTTCAGCCTCAgtttcaaaaagtaaaaaataagaCAGAGTGGTTGagattcttttttaatgttgttgAAAATACCTTTTCCTTTACTGTAAACCTATCATGAAGCATAAAAGAAATAGCTAAGAAATGTCAGTTCCACAGAGAAATAAGCCCTCGCAATATAGATttcactggaaacaaaaaggaaaaataccaaCAGCTTTCTCTTGTAAGGGCTGCTGCTAGTTCTCTGAAATCCTCTAAGAAAATGTGAGGGAAAATTCTCATACAGTGTTAATGGAGTTGTCATAGACCCACTCAATCAGACTCTCATGACCCAAGTAGTGTCTTGTAATGCGAAGTCAGTAAATAGATTGTGGAAAGGAAGGTGGAAAGGACTAGAGCCTTCCTGTTGCTAGAAAGTCATGCTGTGTATAAGCTCAACTGCAAAACTATTTTGGATTGCTTTATTTGTCAGCTAGATATGTCTCCCTATCTAAAGAATATAGACTGTCTCTGTATCTAAAGAAATTAACTAACGTGTTTGCAGCAGTAAGTGTATCTGCTTTGGAATCTTGAGCTATACAGATTACAAAACTGTTATGAGTATATGGTGGGTTTTCTGGGGGTATTTTGAAAAATTAGGACCAGATCTGTTTTCAGGAGGATTTTCTGTTCAAATCTAGTAAAAATGTTCTGTGTGGTACTGCTTGATCCCTTCtgtaaatgcagttttaatggaGGAAAAGGGGAGAACAGCTGAATGGAAGATATACGAGTTATAGCTCCTGCTTTCAGCTATTCATAGACTTCCACTTAGGAGCATGCTTATTTAAAAGAGTTATTTAAAAAAGCTGCTAAATGAGACACTAAAACTTTATAATTCTTCATTTtaggtggggttttttttgttttttttgtttttttttttcccccaggatttttctttaggaaaaaatggaaggagAAGTGATGACTTACATAGCATGACTTTTAGACTAGGCAATGAAGGATCAGCATCTTCACTTTAATGGGCTTTTCAATAGTTATGATCACTGCAAATGGAAAGTTTGGAGGgatttctatttaaaacttaagtgaaaacagatttttgaaCTTATGCATTTGCATGCTACTCTGCTCTAGCAATGCATGAGGGCAACGTTAATGCATTGATTGCCTGGACGTAAAGTCCTGGCTGAATTGTGTTAAAATTAGGGCTTTCACTCTTCATTACTGTGAGTATTGTGTATTTAGTTACTCTTGCATCAAGTGGATGTAAAATGTCACTTCTGCCAGAGGGCGTTCTGATTGACTACACAAATTATAAATTAATTCAAAGTAGCTGCAGACATCAAGCAACGCTTTGTGCTCAGGTCCAATCAACACTTTCATGTATGTTTATTTGATGCATATTACTTAAAACGTTAATATGACCTCCTATGTGAAGTATTTCCAGTAAGTGGACTGAGCTGAGCCATTAGCAGGAATTCAGGTCCAAACAAAAATTGAAAGCCAAAAGTGTTTTAAACAGTGCCACATCGTGTAAGACCTcaatttttctctcttgaaagcaactgctgctttggaaagagATACTCTGCAGGCCATTTGCCTGAAAAGCAAAGCTAAGAAGAAATTAGCAAGAGTAAAATAATCCTTTAATATGCTTCTTACTGTGCCTAAAAACGCGGGTGATAGTCTTGCCCCTCAGACAGTGTCCATAATGATGTAAATACAAAAGCCACCCCAAAATGAGAGGCGAAGCATGAGTATGTGACTGCTCCTACTTATCTCTCATGTACAGCCACCATGGCCTTTTATTTCATGCTCAGCTAATACAAATCTGCATTTCAAAGAAACTAATAAAACTTCACAAAACACActatttgctttatttaaaatcacCTCAGTTGCCTTTTTATAGTTTCAGCTAAATCTATTAAAATCACACAGAATGACATCTTACGAAGACAGCAATTACTCAGAAAAGTAACTTACCATGACAATACATGGCTATGCACCCTTTTGGAAAAGTGTTACTTTTTCAGACAAAAAGCATTTGTCGTATCAAACTATATATCATCAAGTAATCGGTTGTGGCCTTCTTAATGTGGAAAGGGAACTAGAAACCTTTCTACTTACTTTTTGGAAGCTGCTAGCTTGCAGAAGTGTGGTTTCAGGGACGTTAGTGTGAGTATTCTTCTTTCCCTTGGCAAAATCCTGCCTAGGCCAGCTGTAGCACATGGCAACCTTGCTGAAAACATGCCACTAAGGAAAGCAGAGCGTTACACTTGCACAGCGTGCATTCCCTTATTTGGAACTGTTTGCCTGTACCTGTCCATGTGATATCCCAGGAGGCAGACTGATTCTGGAGGAAATAAATGAGCAACTCCACTCAAAACCCCAGTTGAAGTCTCCTCTCCCTGATTCCTGGCTCTGTTTTTGCTGAGTTCTGTGCAGCCATCTGTATGCCTCCTCAGTGGGAGTGAAATGCAGCTGAATTAAACTCCCCCACTCATTTCCAATGCTTGtagtttctttctgtgttcacCTTATGGAAATTGAATTGACTGCGCAAGAGACACATCGTGCTGAGATGTGGGCGGTGATTTCTGGGCTGTCTGGGGCTTTTCCATGAGTTTCTACATTTACTCACTCATCTCATCACGTCTCCTCTTCCAGAAAAGGATGCTGTTGGTGAAGGTGACTTGCCATACCCCATCACATGACACTGCTTCAGAGGTTTTGCAATTTCCTCACTAGAAAAAGGGGTGTAGCTCTTTTGACAGCTGTGTGGGTTGGACTTCGTGCCTGCTCTGAGGACAGCTTTGAAGAACTGAGCATAAGCTACACCAGCGTGCTCTGTGTACTATCTGATGAAATCTACAGCAAATTTTCCACTCTGTTTTTCTGTCCTTATGCTGTGCTCTGCGGATGGTGATTATGGGGAGTATCAGTGCTCCTCTCTGAGGGAGgaagaagcagtgctgctggggaagtTATGAAGCATTCAGGTGGGAGCTGGTAGTGGCCAGCCCCATACTGGAGAGATACACCAGGGCAAACAGGGGATCTGCAAATGAGTGGCATCCATGACATGTTGTATAGGGTGGATCAGGGCCATCTTATGGGACAAGTctgctggatggagcttttAGAGACTCCCTAGCTCCAAAGTAGCACTTGGAAGATACCAATCTAGTCATGACAGAATTGCTGTGTAGAGTCACAGCTGATGTGTGTCTGATGCAGTGGACTCAACAGCACGTTTGTTGCTGTAGACTTCCCTGTGACATCCCTGCAGTGCTTGAAAGGGATCAGCATACACTGATGTACCATGCTGCTACATTAAATCAGAgtatacatgcatttttttcagaagcaaagtGAGACAGAATAGGAAACATGCCAGAAGAACAGAGTTTTCACCTTATTATTTCTGAATTGATACTTAAATACGTGCATATGTGTATAATAATAAACAGAGATTGGAGAAACTCTGCCTGTAAGACCCacctgttttcttcagattctTTAAAGTTGTTTGGCCCCTCATGAGGAGATAgaagggcagcgctgagctctgctttgtatgacagcgacagggcccagCTGTCGGGGAgaggcagctgggggttagggaaaggggctgcaccacagggcagtgggcatggggcatggaacaggatgcccagggctgtgggcatggccCTGAGTGCCGGAGTTCAAGGAGTctttggacagtgctctcagatacaggtttggattttgggtcGTCCTGTGTGTAGTCAGGGATTGGACCCAATGATCcctacaggtcccttccaactcagggtcttctgtgattctgtgagtctataATTCTAACAGCTGGAGACTTGAATATACGTTGGGTTGGATATCGGATTTTCAGTAAAGGTGAGACTTTTTTGATTGTCTGATGGGCAGTGTAAATCTCAGTGAATTAATATTAACTAACTTCAGCTTGCTACACAGTAGTAAAGGAAGTGTTAAATCTTCCATATGAACAGTGACAGAATCCATGTTGCTGAGACTTCTGTGCTGTCTGCAAATGCTATAATACCAAAGCTATAGCTTTTTACTGTCAATTTACTGGCACAAAGCAAGCCTATTTGCATTCATTAGTTGAAAGCCTAAAAGCAAGCACCAGCTAATATTAAACCAGTTGTGCTGTGGTCAGGATCAGGTTAGCCCACAGTCTGTCTACCATTTGCTGCTTTGGTTCCACCTGATTAATGCAACCAAATGAGGGGAGCCTTCACACAAGTCCATCAGAAATAAGAACATAGTGCAATTGTCTGTCTGAATATCCTAGCTCAGACAGGAGGACATGTTTATCTAAAATATCACAGCAGAAGTGATTGTTATACCGGAGAAGTTTCTTTCCAGTTTAGATGACATCACTTCTGAGCTAAATTACAAATTCCTAGAACACTGAGCACTTCAAAGAGCCATACCTGCAGTGCTCTTGCTATCTTTTAACTTTATGatcactgcagaaaagagattccattttctttcagcttccaGACAATGATAATggccatttttcttttcttgacagCAGCGTAAGTTGCCACCTGGCACGTTGCCCTACTGGCCAAAATGGTAAAGACTGTTCTTATGGGTCTTTACAGAAATGATACTTTCAGGCAGATTGCCATAGCATCGCCAGTCAGTAAACTGAGTAAACACAGTTTGCAGATTAAAGGATTCCCCTGCAAATCTGCACTTAccccagttaaaaaaaaaaaaaaaaatctaattatgAAGGTTCTGCTTCCACTAATCTTCAAGCCATTTAAGTAAGGTTAGAAGTAGATTTAATTTTGCACTTGGACACACAATCACCAGTGACAGTAGGAGGAGGTAGAAACTTCATGGTGGCATGGTAGGGACAGCATAGCCAGGTTTCTGCCTTAACTGTGCTACAAATTCACAAGGAGgcttctgcttcttcagtgGTTTTCAAATGGTACAAACTCCAAGTAGCAATGTCAAGGCATGACACTCGACCATGTAACTCCCATAAGAGCTTTCAACCCTTGCCAGCTGAGaatattaagaacaaaaaagacctccaaaataCACAAGCCCAGGTAATGTGCAAACAATGAGCTAGTTAGCAATAACCCTCTGTTTCTTAGCTGGTAAAAGCTGTGCTCCTGGGAAGTGAAATGCTTCCCACACAAAAGCAGCTGATGAGCAAATGGAtcagaaataagaataataGCAGTGTTTAAGAAACTAACAATGAAGTAGTAGCTGCCTTCTGACTGTTTTGCCTTTAAGATCAGAATCACTTCCTTGCAATTGGCAATACACAGTTGCTGTTTTACAGTAAGCATTTGGAGGCAACCTCTGGTTCATCAATCAGTCTACGACTGGACCAGTCATCTACACTGCTGAGATGGCCATGGTGTGGTGTGCTGAACTGGTACAGGCTCTTCTCAGGTCCCTGTGGGAATCTCCTGGGTGTAACTTCATGGAAGTTGTATATTGGCTTACCAGCCTTTTGGGGGCACTATCCAAAAGTGCACAACAAATAGTCACTGCAAAACAGCATTCACTGAGGATGCCACATATCAAATGAAATGGCTGCTTGTCTTCTGATCTGTAATCAAGAACATTTCATGGTTCACCAGCTTTGGGTAGCTATAACATCTATTACATTTATTCAGGTCTTCCAACATCTCTGCATTTGTGTGCCTCCTCTGTAAGTTTTCTAGCTTGTGCTTTGCTTGGCcacattttctccattttcaatTGAACCACATAAATAtgtaacaaaaaataacagcaactgCAAATATTAAATCCAGCATTGTTCAGATTCCAAAAGAAAGGAGCATCTGCATCCAGAAAAACACAATACCTTAATGCCTGTCAAAACAGGGGGATGtaatactttctttttgtttgtctgcttgtttCTTATCTCTTTAATGTGATATTATTCTTCTTTGAAAGTatttatcaaattaaaaaagataaaattgagAGCTCTTGGACAAAGTAAATTACAGAGATACTGTGCAGTGGGTTTTATTCTGTATCTGAATCTGGGTTTCTAGAAGATGCTTGAACTAGCTTGCGTGGCTTAGGAGCCAGGGACGGTTTATGCTTGGAATGTAGCATAGATTGTACCTAAGCAACGGTGCTTGGTGAATGGATTTCTGGAATGCTCGCTTTTGTTCCTTCGACATGCTTGTCTAAACACTGTACCCTAGGTATGTGATTTATAGAGTTGGTTATAACCATGGTTTCAGGTTCTGTATCTATATAAGGTCTGCTGTGTTTACAATAAACGAAGCTGTTCACTCATATTGAGTTGGTGTGCTTCCCCAGGTTTATCAGCAGGTTTCCCTGGCCAAGTGGGTTATTCCCGACATTTGGCGCCCGAACAGGGACCTGACTGATGTACCTGGCGTTGCGAGTCTTGCGCGGTTGACAACCAGGGCAGATTCGGAGGGCAACCTGTGTGAATAGCTGGCCAGCTGAGCGTGACCGCGGGAGGCGGATTGCGGATCTCCATCAGACGGAATGGAGCGGGAGGTAGCCCAACaattgcttttacattttttagaaAAACGCGGGGTGGATACGGGAGTTTTAAAGTCGGTACCGAACGTTTTAGATTTTGGGCGATCGGCGGGGGTGTTCTTGCATGCAGGAACCTTATTTAATGTTGATGAGTGGCGTACGTGTGGTGATATACTTTGGGATCAGGTGATTGATGATAAAAAGGAGGCTAAGAAATTGATGAAGCCTTGGAGAGAGATTATTAACTGTATTAAGAGACACAAGGTGGAGCAGGATATGGCCGGTCAGGCAGCTCAGCAATTGGGGGTTGGGACAGCTACGGGGAGAATCCAGGATCCCCCTCATCCATCTATGGGCATCCCTGTCCCCGTTAAGTTGGATAATTACGTTTTGCCCAGCGCTCCTCGAAAGGAAGAGTCGGATTCTGAGCCCGACTTATTCCCTGAGGAGGAAGGTAATGGGGatttgccccccccccctcctccacTTGCCTCTGCACCTGTGCCGGCGGGGGCTTCGCCAAGGAGAAATGAACAAAAGGGCTGTGACAATGTCACTCAAATAGGGAAAAATAGACGGGTTACAAGACTTAATTGGTCTAAGATTGCGGAACAAGCCGCACATCAGGGGGAAATGGATATAGTGGAGGTTGTGAGTCAAGCTTTTCCAATTCGTTACGATGCAGGACCGGATGGTGAGGTTCACGGGGTACATGTGCCAATCGGTTGGAAAACGTTATTTCAGTTGCGGGCTACAGTGGCCGAGCATGGGTTACATAGTGAACCGGCTCGACAGCTGTTGACGTATATGTGGGCTAGTAGCATTTTGGTTCCGGAGGACATAAAAACTATAATGCACATGATTATGAAGCCCTCTGAGCAGATGTTGTGGCAAGCACATTGGCGGCGGCTGTGTGAGCTGTCTGCACAGACCCCGCGGGATATGCACCACCCGTTGTTTCAGGTTACAGTTGATCAGTTGACAGGCAGCAATATGTTTTCTCACCCTGACATTCAGGTCCAGATGGGACCTGAAGTTTGTATGGAGAGTATGAACTTGGCGTGGGATGCATATAACATGGTAAAGACGTCAAAGCCGACACCATCATACTTATCAATTAAGCAGGGCAGAGAGGAAACTTTTGCTAGCTTCGTTGATAAATTGACTGAGGCATTGTCGCATGCCGATGTGCCAGACTGGATGCGTGCTTCTCTGTTACGTCAGTGCGTTCTTGAAAATAGTAATTCCGTTACGAAATCTGTCTTAGCTACATTGCCTCTGAATGCTACTCTAGAGGAGATGTTAGAGCGCATGAACTGTGTACTTACGGCGGCTCAGGCAATGTTAGTGGAGGCTGTGCGAGCGGTGGGAGAGACTATAAGTGAACGCCTGGCTACTACTCATAATCAGGCATTTGTGGCATTCGCTCCGTTGTTGCAGAGCAATAACAAAAAGCAGAGTGAATCAGCTAAAGGGAAGCAGCGATGTTTCCGATGCGGTAAACCTGGGCACTTTAGACGAGATTGTAAATCTAAGATATGGTGCGATAACTGTCAATCTGGCACCCATGGTACGGCGGTATGTCGGTCGGGAAACGGCAAGCAGAGCGCGAGTCGCCGCGCAACGACAACAGTAGCGACCTCGGCAAACAATGCGTTGCCGACTCTGACCGCTCCGGCTCCGCCGTCCTCTCCCCAGCCACCCCCGGCAGCCTCGGCTTGGACCTGGCAACCGCAGTAGATATCACGTTAATCGACACTAGACCACAGAAGATTGCCTCGGAAGTAAAGGCACCGATTTTAATTAATGGACAGCCTGTTGGAGCTTTGCTCATTGGTCTCTCCTCTACTGGGTTAGCAGGTTTATTGATATTGCCTGGATTAATTGATAAGGACTATACAGGAGTCATTCAAATTGTAATGCACACATGGCATCCACCTGTTCATGTCCCCGCTCATTCGCGTGTTGCACAACTGATTCCCTTACCGCATTTAACTGCAGCTGTGTCCCCGCACTCTTCTGAAAGCAGGGGAGATAAGAGTTTTGGATCCACAGGGGGCCTCGCACTTTTGACTATGCCTCTGCATACGAGACCAGTGGTTCCGATTGCATTGACTCATCAGCAACGCACTATTACTATCCGAGCGTTGTTAGATACTGGCGCAGATATTACTATTGTAGCAACGAGTGCCTGGCCCCGACAGTGGCCGACGGAGTCGGTCGGAAAGGGGGTGGAAGGAGTTGGTGGAACTGTTCCGGTGTCTCGCAGTTTGGATCCAATTACGGTGACATTAGAAAACCGCTCTGCGCAATGCAAAATTACAGTAATGCCCCTCCCGGTGGGTGTTTCGGCGCTAGTCGGCCGAGACGTACTGGACCAGCTGGGTGTTATCCTCACCAATTCAGAGTCTTCGGGTTTTCCCTAACGGCCACTGCATGGGCTTTCCCGATCCGATTGTGATGGATTTCTGATCATCCCATTTGGATTGATCAGTGGCCGTTGAAACAGGAAAGCCTGCAGCATGCCAGTCAGTTGGTACAAGAGCAATTGCAGCAAGGGCATATCGTGCCTTCTACCAGCCCTTGGAATACTCCTATTTTTGTGATTAAGAAAAAATCGGGGAAATATCGGCTGCTACATGATCTGCGTGCTATTAATAATCAAATGCAAGCAATGGGGGCATTGCAACCAGGATTGCCAAACCCATCGATGGTCCCGGAGTCATGGCATCTGTTAATAATTGATCTGAAGGATTGCTTTTTTACAATCAAAATTCACCCCGATGATTCAGAACGCTTTGCTTTTACATTGCCAGCAATCAATAAGAGCATGCCAGCGGCGCGCTATCAATGGGTCGTGCTTCCTCAGGGGATGAAAAATAGCCCTACCTTATGCCAGTTGTTTGTTGATTACGCGTTAGCACCGGTTAGAAAAGCTTGGTCTCATGCTATCATTTATCATTACATGGATGATATCTTGTTTGCTCAATCTGAACCTTTTACTATGCAACAAGAAGTCTTCCTACAGGAGCAATTACAGAAAAACGGCTTGCAGATAGCACAAGAGAAGATACAACGGGAAGCGCCTTGGAAATACCTGGGATGGATAATTACAGAAGGGACTGTCCGCCCACAAAAGCTTAACGTTAACTGTGAGTTACGAACCTTGAATGATGTCCAACGATTTTTTGGTGACCTCCAATGGTTGCGGCAGGTAATCGGCTTTAGCTCAAAGGACCTTAATGAGTTACGGCCGCTATTGAAAGGCACAGACCCAGCAGCCAGGGTGTCTTTGACAGTCCGACAGGCACAAACTGTGCAACAGCTATTACAACAGATAGCAACGAGGTCAGTATCTCGCCGGTTACCTGATGTTCCATTGTCTTTAGCCATTTATCTTACAGACTCACAGATATTGGGAGCGATCGTACAGGAAAGCCGAATACTGGAGTGGCTCTTTCCGCCTCTGCAACCCCGTAAGACAGTACAAATGAAAGTTGAAACTATCGCTGATCTGGTAAGAAAAGGTAGCCTTAGAATTCAAGCTATCGCTGGTTCTGAACCTGCTTGTATCTACTTGCCTATACGAAAGGATACTCTGGACTGGTATCTCTTGAATTCATCGACTCTCGCGGATAGCCTGCTTTCCTCTACTTCCCTTGTTGTCTCCTCGCTAAAGCCATCTCTGCTAACACATTTTAAGCAGGTCGAGTGGATGCCACAGCCAAAGTACTCTGAAACTCCGTTGATGCATGCGGTGACTGTTTTCACGGATGCAGGGCGAAAATCACGTAAGGCTTCTGTGGTATGGAAGGAAGCAGAACAGTGGCGATCACGCATACTTGATGCTGTAGCAGAGGACTCATTACAAACATTAGAACTGTTGGCAGTAGTATGGGCCATGTCGCACTGGATGCATCAACCAATTAACTTGGTATCTGATTCATTGTACATGGTAGGAATTGTCCAACGGATAGAGGGAGCTCAAATACGTGAGGTTAGAAATCAACGATTGTTTACGCTGCTATGCATGCTACATCGAGCTGTGACTATGCGCACTGCGCAATATGTATGATTCACGTACGAAGTCATCAAACATCTCTTGGACTAGCAGAAGGTAATGATAGGGCAGACCATCTCGTTTCGGTGGCTCTCCCGGAAGACATGtttcacaaagcacagcatgcacACTCGCTGTATCATCAGAACACCCGAGGACTAAAAAGACAATTTGGTCTTCCTTTAGCAGACGCATGAGCTATCGTACGAGCCTGTCATCAGTGTGCCCATCATGGTCCAGGTCTAGGCTTAGGGGTAAATCCTCGAGGTTTAAAGCCTTCACAAATCTGGCAAATGGATGTAACCCATGAACGCAGTTTAGGGCGATGTCGGTATCTTCATGTTACTATTGATACCTTCAGTAGGTTCATTTGGGCCACAGTTCAAACGGGGGAGCGAGCCCTTCATGTCATTAGGCACCTAACTGTTTGTTTCGCAGTGATGGGAGAGCCGGaaattataaaaacagataacGGTCCAGCCTATACTAGTGCCCGTGTGCGCCGTTTTTGTCAACGATGGGGAGTCAGGCATCAGTTTGGTATTCCCCATTCTCCCACGGGACAAGCGATTGTTGAACGCGCTCATCAGATTGTTAAAAGATATCTGAATAAGTTTGACATAATAGATCTTGATCAAAAATTGGGGCATACACTGTTTACGCTAAACCATTTATGTATATTCGGGGAAGTTGATGTACCACCTGTGGTTCGGCATCAAGCCTATCTACAAGAAAATCAGTCTATAAATTCTATAAATTCTGCAGATAAGAAAATGGAAGTGATGTATAGAGATATGAAAAC encodes:
- the LOC125698386 gene encoding LOW QUALITY PROTEIN: uncharacterized protein LOC125698386 (The sequence of the model RefSeq protein was modified relative to this genomic sequence to represent the inferred CDS: substituted 1 base at 1 genomic stop codon), with protein sequence MEREVAQQLLLHFLEKRGVDTGVLKSVPNVLDFGRSAGVFLHAGTLFNVDEWRTCGDILWDQVIDDKKEAKKLMKPWREIINCIKRHKVEQDMAGQAAQQLGVGTATGRIQDPPHPSMGIPVPVKLDNYVLPSAPRKEESDSEPDLFPEEEGNGDLPPPPPPLASAPVPAGASPRRNEQKGCDNVTQIGKNRRVTRLNWSKIAEQAAHQGEMDIVEVVSQAFPIRYDAGPDGEVHGVHVPIGWKTLFQLRATVAEHGLHSEPARQLLTYMWASSILVPEDIKTIMHMIMKPSEQMLWQAHWRRLCELSAQTPRDMHHPLFQVTVDQLTGSNMFSHPDIQVQMGPEVCMESMNLAWDAYNMVKTSKPTPSYLSIKQGREETFASFVDKLTEALSHADVPDWMRASLLRQCVLENSNSVTKSVLATLPLNATLEEMLERMNCVLTAAQAMLVEAVRAVGETISERLATTHNQAFVAFAPLLQSNNKKQSESAKGKQRCFRCERESPRNDNSSDLGKQCVADSDRSGSAVLSPATPGSLGLDLATAVDITLIDTRPQKIASEVKAPILINGQPVGALLIGLSSTGGPRTFDYASAYETSGSDCIDSSATHYYYPSVVRYWRRYYYCSNECLAPTVADGVGRKGGGRSWWNCSGVSQFGSNYGDIRKPLCAMQNYSNAPPGGCFGASRPRRTGPAGCYPHQFRVFGFSLTATAWAFPIRLXWISDHPIWIDQWPLKQESLQHASQLVQEQLQQGHIVPSTSPWNTPIFVIKKKSGKYRLLHDLRAINNQMQAMGALQPGLPNPSMVPESWHLLIIDLKDCFFTIKIHPDDSERFAFTLPAINKSMPAARYQWVVLPQGMKNSPTLCQLFVDYALAPVRKAWSHAIIYHYMDDILFAQSEPFTMQQEVFLQEQLQKNGLQIAQEKIQREAPWKYLGWIITEGTVRPQKLNVNCELRTLNDVQRFFGDLQWLRQVIGFSSKDLNELRPLLKGTDPAARVSLTVRQAQTVQQLLQQIATRSVSRRLPDVPLSLAIYLTDSQILGAIVQESRILEWLFPPLQPRKTVQMKVETIADLVRKGSLRIQAIAGSEPACIYLPIRKDTLDWYLLNSSTLADSLLSSTSLVVSSLKPSLLTHFKQVEWMPQPKYSETPLMHAVTVFTDAGRKSRKASVVWKEAEQWRSRILDAVAEDSLQTLELLAVVWAMSHWMHQPINLVSDSLYMVGIVQRIEGAQIREVRNQRLFTLLCMLHRAVTMRTAQYV